The following nucleotide sequence is from Achromobacter spanius.
ACTGCTCGTCGATGATGCGGCGGATCTCGGTGTCCACCTTCTGCATGGTGGCTTCCGACATGTGGGTCGTCTTGGTGACGCTGCGGCCCAGGAAGACTTCGCCTTCGTTCTCGGCGTAGACCATGGGGCCCAGTTCGTCCGTCATGCCGTAGCGCGTGACGATGTCGCGAGCGATGGCGGTGGCGCGTTCGAAGTCGTTCGAGGCGCCCGTCGTCATCTGGTCCATGAACAGTTCTTCGGCGATACGGCCACCGAACAGCACGGCGATGGTGGACAGCAAGCGGCCCTTGTCCATGCTGTAGCGGTCGGTTTCAGGCAACTGCATCGTCACGCCCAGCGCACGACCGCGCGGAATGATGGTGACTTTGTGGACCGGGTCGGTCTTGGGCAGCATGCGGGCAACGATTGCATGGCCGGATTCGTGGTACGCGGTGTTCTTGCGTTCCTCTTCGGGCATGACGATCGAGCGGCGCTCGGCGCCCATGATGATCTTGTCCTTGGCCTTTTCGAAGTCGGACATATCCACCGTGCGGCCATTGCGGCGCGCGGCGAACAAGGCGGCTTCGTTGACCAGGTTGGCCAGGTCGGCGCCCGAAAAGCCGGGGCAGCCGCGCGCCAGGATGGTCGCGTCGACGTTGGGCGACAGCGGAACCTTGCGCATGTGGACCTTCAGGATCTGCTCGCGGCCACGGATATCGGGCAGCGGCACCACGACCTGACGGTCGAAACGGCCGGGACGCAGCAGTGCCGGGTCCAGCACGTCGGGACGGTTGGTTGCGGCGATCACGATGACGCCCTGGCCGGACTCGAAGCCATCCATTTCAACCAGCATCTGGTTCAAGGTCTGTTCGCGTTCGTCGTTGCCGCCACCCAGGCCGGCGCCACGCTGACGGCCCACGGCATCAATTTCATCGATGAAGATGATGCAAGGCGCGTGCTTCTTGGCGTTTTCGAACATGTCACGGACACGGGCCGCGCCCACGCCGACGAACATTTCAACGAAGTCCGAACCCGAGATGCTGAAAAACGGCACCTTGGCTTCACCGGCAATGGCCTTGGCCAGCAGCGTCTTGCCGGTACCGGGCGAACCCACCATCAGCACGCCGCGCGGGATACGGCCACCCAGCTTTTGGAACTTGCTGGGGTCGCGCAGGAAATCGACCAGCTCCTGGACGTCTTCCTTGGCTTCGTCGCAGCCCGCGACGTCGGCAAAGGTGATTTGATTGGTGTTTTCGTCGAGCATGCGGGCGCGCGATTTGCCGAAGCTGAATGCGCCGCCTTTACCACCGCCCTGCATCTGTCGCATGAAGAATACCCACACGCCGATCAACAGCAGCATGGGGAACCACGACACGAAGATGCTCATCAACAGCGACTGCTCTTCGCGCGGTTTGCCGGAAACCTGGACGCCGTACTTCAGCAGATCGGAAACCATCCAGAGGTCGCCCGGCGAAGTCAGCGTATAGGCGCGGCCCGCGTCCGGGGTGACGTACAGCACATCGCCCTGGACGTCGACCTTGCGGATACGTCCCGCCTTGGCGTCGTCCATGAACTGCGTGTAGCTCACGCCGTCCTGGGTCTGAGCGCGTCCGTCGAACTGTTTGAATACGGTGAACAGCACCAGGGCTATCACCATCCAGACAGCGACTTTCGAAAATGAATTATTCAAGGTCGATCTCCTGCTTTCGATTCCGACCGGCAACCGCGCACCCGCATATGGCACAGTCACAAGTATGTCAATAGCCCATTCTACCCTGTCGGACTCGATTGCGTCCTGGGATCCCTGGGGTCGGTGTAGTTACGTCTGATTTGTACTTATGGTGGTCGTTGTCTCGGCAAGCAGGTAGGTCTTTTGCGGGATCCGGGGCACCATGCCTCGGCCCGGGTTACTTCAGATCGCGGGCAACCAGAAAGGTTTCAGAGGATTTATCCCGTGACGCCTTCGGCTTGCGCTCGACCACCCGCTTGAAGTGCTGTTTGAAGGACTGCACGATCTGCGAAAAGCCGCTGCCGTGAAAGGCCTTGACGATCAGCGCCCCATTGGGCTTTAGGTGAGCGCGGGAAAATTCCATCGCCAGCTCGCACACATGCTGAATGCGCGCGGAGTCGGCGCTACCCACGCCTGACAAGTTGGGGGCCATATCCGAGATTACAAGATCCACGGCACGAGATCCGACCATGTCTTCCAATTGTTTCAGAACGTCATCGTCGCGGAAGTCGCCCTGGATGAATTCCACCCCGGCCACCGGATCCATCGGAAGCAGGTCCAGCGCAATGATACGTCCGTCCACGACACCGCCCGGCCCCGCCAGCCGCTCGCGCGCCACTTGCGACCAACTGCCGGGCGCCGACCCCAGATCGATGACCAGGTCGCCCCGGCGCATCAGCTTTTCGGTGTCCAGAATCTCGATCAGCTTGAAGGCGGCGCGGGCGCGATAGCCCTTCTGTTGCGCCAGCTTCACATAGGGATCGTTGATGTGCTGGTGAATCCAGTCTTTAGAGAATTTATTCTTGGCCATTACCGTACAATTCCACGCATGCCTATATTAGAACTTACCTCTCGTGAGCGCAGCGACCTTCGCTCCGCCGCTCACCCTCTGCGCCCCGTCGTCCTGATTGGCGACAATGGCCTGACCGAAGCCGTGCTCAAGGAAATCGACTTGGCACTGGCTTCCCACGGCCTCATCAAGGTGCGCGCCGGCGGCGATGACCGCGAGGCCCGCGAGACCATGTTGTCGACCATCTGCGACACCCTGTCCTGCGCCCCGGTGCACCATTTGGGCAAGACCCTGATTCTTTTCCGCCCGCTGGCCGGCAACATCAAGCCCGCCGCCCTGGCAGCGATGGAGCCCGAGGCTCCCGCCAAGCGCCGTGCTTCCGAGCCGTACACGCCGAAGAAGCTGGCCGCCGAAGGCAAGACCCTGGCCAAGCGTCCGCGCCGCAGCGAGTCCGAAGAGCCCAAGCCGGCCAAGGCGCGTTTCGTGCCGCAAGACCAACTGAACAAGAACGGCAAGCCGATGCGCCCCAGCAGCAAGCGGGCCACCGCCAGCGGCCACGGCATTCCTCGCCGCGCCGGCAGCGCGCTGAGCCTGCGGGCCGGAGCCCGCAGCGGCACCAGCCGCAAGACGTCGAAAAGGTAAGACCGGGCACAAAAACGGGCGCTTTACGCGCCCGGTCCACCATAGCGATCCGCGCAGTTTCCGCGGACACTCAGCCTGAATCAGGCTTCGAGCTATGGCGTTTTGACAGTTTACCGCTAAGGCGCTCGCGTTAGATGTAACGCACGCCCAGAACTTCGTATTCACGAACGCCAGCCGGGGCCTTGACCTCGACCACGTCGCCTTCGCTCTTGCCGATCAGCGCGCGCGCCACCGGGCTGGAGACGGAAATCAGGTTGGCCTTGATGTCGGCTTCGACGTCGCCCACGATCTGGTACGTGACGCGGTCACCGGAATCCAGGTCTTCAATGTCGACGGTTGCACCAAATACGGCACGGCCTTCGGCATCCAAAGAAGTGGGGTCGATCAGGTGGGCATTGGAAAGCGTGCCTTCAAGTTCGGCAATCCGGCCTTCGATAAAGCCTTGGCGCTCGCGAGCAGCGTCATATTCGGCGTTTTCCGACAGATCACCCTGTGCTCGCGCTTCGGCGATGGCATTGATAACGGCAGGGCGTTCCACGGTTTTCAGCCGCTGGAGCTCTTCTTGCAAGCGCTCGGCCCCGCGCACGGTCAAAGGAATGGCAGACATGTCGTTTCCCAAACAAAAAGTAGAAAACGCCCCGAAGGGAGCGTTCTCGGTGAAGGTCGTTACCCCGGCGCGCACCAGCCATCGGGACTTCAATCAATGCGAGGCAAGCGGCGCGGACGACCAAAACAAAACCCCGGCTCGGGTCGGAACCGGGGCAATCAAAGTCATATTGTGGGCAAAGTCCCTCGGAATTGCAAGCCACCGCGGAAAACGTGCTTTTGCACGCATTTCGCTGCTGTAACCCGCGAAAACCGGCTATTTCCTCAAGAATTTTCAACCACGACGACCGCCTCGGGCAAGGGCCCGCCGCCGCGCGTTGCTGAAAAGATACTTTTCAATAGTATTTTGTCATTTTGCCCGGTGGCGCATGCCAAAGCCGCCCATTTTTATGCCGAAACAGGCTTCCTGCGGCGCAGCAAGGCATACAAGATAATGGCCCCGAACGTAGCCGTACCAATGCCGCCCAGCATGAAGTCGCCGATCTTGATGGTGAAGTCGCCCGCCCCCATCACCAAGGTGACTGCGGCCACGATCAGGTTGCGGTTGTCGCTGAAGTCGACCTGGTTGACCACCCAGATCCGAGCGCCCGCAATGGCGATCAAACCGAACACCACCACCGACATGCCGCCCAGCACCGGCCCGGGAATCGTCTGGATCAGCGCGCCGAACTTGGGCGAAAAGCCCAACACGATGGCGATCAGCGCGGCCACCACGAAGACCAGCGTGGAATAGATGCGCGTCACGGCCATCACGCCGATGTTCTCGGCGTAGGTGGTAACGCCCGTGCCGCCCACCGCGCCCGACACCATGGTCGCCACGCCGTCGCCAACAAAGGCGCGACCCAGGTAGCGGTCCAGGTCACGGCCCGTCATGGCGCTGACCGCCTTCACGTGGCCCAGGTTTTCCGCGACCAGGATGATGGCGACCGGCACGATCAAGCCCATGGCTTCGGCCTTGAAGACGGGTGCCGCGAAATGCGGCAGGCCGATCCAGGCGGCGGTGGCCACGCCCGAAAAATCGATGGGCTTGCCCAGCCCCATGCCATTGGCCAGCACCGCGTACACCACGCAGGCCAGGATCAGGCCGACCAGGATCAGCAGGCGTTGGACCATGCCTTTCGTGTAGACGGCGATGCCGCCGACGCAGACGATCGTGACCAGCGCCATGAAGGTGTCGAAGCCCGACGCGCCCATGGCGCCCTTGGCCGCGATGGGCGCCAGGTTCAGGCCGATGACCGCCACCACCGCGCCCGTAACGACCGGCGGCATCAGCGCGTCGATCCAGTTGGCGCCGCTGCCCGACCGGGCGTTGGCAATCCACACGATCACGCCGATCAAGGTGTAGGCCAGGCCGCAGGCGATGATGGCGCCCAGCGCCACGCCGATATTGGCGTTTGCCCCGCCCCCCGCGTAGCCGGTCACCGCGATCACGCCGCCAATGAAGGCGAAGCTGGACCCCAGGTAGCTGGGCACCCGGCCGCCGACGAACAGGAAGAAGATCAATGTGCCGATACCGGACATGAGGATCGCCACGTTGGGATCGAAGCCCATCAGCAGCGGCGCCAGCACCGTCGAGCCGAACATGGCGACCACGTGTTGCGCGCCCATGGCCACGTTCTTGGGCCAGGACAGCCTTTCATCAGGCGCGATGATGACGCCGGGTTCGGCATCGTCCGCCAGGCGCCAACGCGGAAAGTACGAATTCGACATAAATATCCCAAATAAGGGGTTGGGTGAGCGGGCGCCAGTGTAAAGGGGGCTGCGAAGAGGCGGCAACGTTTAAGTATGGCTAGCGCCGTGCCGTACTTAGGGAAACCCCGGAAATCCAAGGGGACCCCCGAAGTACCACTCGGCAGCAGGAGACATCATGGCTATCAATTCCATCGGCGGCACATCCCGAATCGGCAGCTTGGCCGAACTGTGGGCGCAGAAGATTCAGGCCAACAAAGAAGCGAAGGAATCCGCCGGTGCGGAGGCGACGACCGTTGCACCCGACGGCAAGATCCGCGTCAACAACGCCGGGGCGATGGGCATTGGCGGCGCCAAGGCCACTGAAGAGACCGACAACGACGACGAGTTCACCCGCCAGATCAAAATGCTGCAAAAGCAGCTCAAGCGCATCATGGACCAGATTGCCAAGGTGCAGGCCAGCGGCATGTCGGACGAGATGAAGGCGCAGCAGTTGCAGTCGCTGAACGCCCAGGCCATGCAGATTCAAGGCCAGATCCAGCAGGTATTGATCCAGCAGGCCAAGGCGGCCATGGCCAACGGCGTGTCCGCCACGGCATAAGCGCCACAGCCCCGCCGGCCGGGCGCTGCCTTCAGGGCGCCCGCGCTGATGAGGCGCATCAAAATTTCTGATTGGACGCATAGCAGGCCTGACATTACTGTCTCCAGACAAATTAAAACTACGGAGACAAACCATGCATGCAATGCGCACAGCCTTTGCAGGAGCCCTGCTGGCCGTTTGTTCGGCCCCTGCCCTGGCCGGCACCGTCACGGTGATCACGTCGTTCCCGAAAGACCTGACCCAGGCCTACAAGACCGCGTTCGAAAAGGCCAACCCCGGCATCACGCTGGAAATCCTGAACAAGAACACCGTGTCTGGCATTGCATACGTGCGTGAAACGCCTGCGGGCCAACGCCCCGAGGTCTTCTGGGCCAGCGCGCCCGACGCCTTCGAAGTGCTGGGCCGCGACAAGTTGCTGGCCAAGTCGTCTGACGTGGCGAACAAGAATGTGCCGGACAAGATCGGCAACTACCCCATCAACGACCCGTCCGGCATGTACCTGGGCCAGGCGCTGGCGGGCTACGGCATCGTCTACAACACGCGCTATATTGCCGCGCACAAGCTTGCCGCACCGGTGGAATGGAAGGACCTGCTGTCGCCGAAGTGGTTCGGGCATGTCGGCATCACCTCGCCATCGCGTTCGGGAACGATGCACCTGACGGTGGAAACCATTTTGCAAGGCGAAGGCTGGGATGACGGCTGGAACACCCTGCTGCGCATGTCGGGCAACGCCAGCGCCATTACTGAACGGTCTTTCGGCGTGCCCGACGGCGTGAACAACGGCCAGTTCGGCGCCGGCCCGGTCATCGACTTCTTTGGCCTGTCCAGCAAGTATTCCAAGTTCCCGGTGGAATTCGTCTACCCCTCCGAGACGGCCATCGTGCCGGCCAATATTGCGCTGATCGACGGCGCGAAGAACACCGAGGAAGGCAAGAAGTTCATTGCCTTCACGCTTAGCCAGGCTGGCCAGGAACTGCTGCTGCAACCCAAGATCTCGCGCCTGCCGGTGTTGCCGTACTCTGCCCTGGCCGGCAAGATTCCGGCGGGCTACCCGGACCCCGCCGAGATCGCCAAGCGCAGCAAGGTGCAGTTCAATGCCGACCTGTCGCAAAGCCGCTACTACGTTGTGCAATCGCTGTACGACCAGACCATCACATTCCGCCTGAAGGAATTGCAGGCTGCCACCAAGGCGATCTACGACGCCGAGGCCAAGCTGGGCGACAAAGCCAATAGCGGGCGCGCCGCCGAGCTGCTGGGACAAGCGCGCAAGCTGGCGTGGGCGCCGCTTATCGATGGCAAGAAGGCCGCCGACCCGGCATTCCTGGCGGTCTTCGCGGGCAACAAGAAAGACGCCTCGGTGAACCAACAGATCACCCAGCTGGAAGGCGAGTGGAACGGCCGAGCACGGGCGAACTATGAAGAAGCCGTGAAGTTGGCCAAAGAGGCCGCGGCGCTCTAAACCACCCGTCGCAGCGCGCGCGCGGCGGCCAGAGCGGCTTGCCCCGCCGCGCGCGCAGCCCCCAGGCAACACATTCGGGAATCTCGATGACTTCTTCGGGCCACTCACGACTGCCCGCCGGCCCCGTATTGACGGCGCTGCTGGTGTTCGGCTTTCTGCTGCTTTTTCTTGCCGTGCCCGTGGGCACGGTGTTC
It contains:
- a CDS encoding FlxA-like family protein; amino-acid sequence: MAINSIGGTSRIGSLAELWAQKIQANKEAKESAGAEATTVAPDGKIRVNNAGAMGIGGAKATEETDNDDEFTRQIKMLQKQLKRIMDQIAKVQASGMSDEMKAQQLQSLNAQAMQIQGQIQQVLIQQAKAAMANGVSATA
- a CDS encoding YhbY family RNA-binding protein, yielding MPILELTSRERSDLRSAAHPLRPVVLIGDNGLTEAVLKEIDLALASHGLIKVRAGGDDREARETMLSTICDTLSCAPVHHLGKTLILFRPLAGNIKPAALAAMEPEAPAKRRASEPYTPKKLAAEGKTLAKRPRRSESEEPKPAKARFVPQDQLNKNGKPMRPSSKRATASGHGIPRRAGSALSLRAGARSGTSRKTSKR
- a CDS encoding RlmE family RNA methyltransferase encodes the protein MAKNKFSKDWIHQHINDPYVKLAQQKGYRARAAFKLIEILDTEKLMRRGDLVIDLGSAPGSWSQVARERLAGPGGVVDGRIIALDLLPMDPVAGVEFIQGDFRDDDVLKQLEDMVGSRAVDLVISDMAPNLSGVGSADSARIQHVCELAMEFSRAHLKPNGALIVKAFHGSGFSQIVQSFKQHFKRVVERKPKASRDKSSETFLVARDLK
- a CDS encoding ABC transporter substrate-binding protein; protein product: MHAMRTAFAGALLAVCSAPALAGTVTVITSFPKDLTQAYKTAFEKANPGITLEILNKNTVSGIAYVRETPAGQRPEVFWASAPDAFEVLGRDKLLAKSSDVANKNVPDKIGNYPINDPSGMYLGQALAGYGIVYNTRYIAAHKLAAPVEWKDLLSPKWFGHVGITSPSRSGTMHLTVETILQGEGWDDGWNTLLRMSGNASAITERSFGVPDGVNNGQFGAGPVIDFFGLSSKYSKFPVEFVYPSETAIVPANIALIDGAKNTEEGKKFIAFTLSQAGQELLLQPKISRLPVLPYSALAGKIPAGYPDPAEIAKRSKVQFNADLSQSRYYVVQSLYDQTITFRLKELQAATKAIYDAEAKLGDKANSGRAAELLGQARKLAWAPLIDGKKAADPAFLAVFAGNKKDASVNQQITQLEGEWNGRARANYEEAVKLAKEAAAL
- the greA gene encoding transcription elongation factor GreA — encoded protein: MSAIPLTVRGAERLQEELQRLKTVERPAVINAIAEARAQGDLSENAEYDAARERQGFIEGRIAELEGTLSNAHLIDPTSLDAEGRAVFGATVDIEDLDSGDRVTYQIVGDVEADIKANLISVSSPVARALIGKSEGDVVEVKAPAGVREYEVLGVRYI
- the ftsH gene encoding ATP-dependent zinc metalloprotease FtsH, yielding MNNSFSKVAVWMVIALVLFTVFKQFDGRAQTQDGVSYTQFMDDAKAGRIRKVDVQGDVLYVTPDAGRAYTLTSPGDLWMVSDLLKYGVQVSGKPREEQSLLMSIFVSWFPMLLLIGVWVFFMRQMQGGGKGGAFSFGKSRARMLDENTNQITFADVAGCDEAKEDVQELVDFLRDPSKFQKLGGRIPRGVLMVGSPGTGKTLLAKAIAGEAKVPFFSISGSDFVEMFVGVGAARVRDMFENAKKHAPCIIFIDEIDAVGRQRGAGLGGGNDEREQTLNQMLVEMDGFESGQGVIVIAATNRPDVLDPALLRPGRFDRQVVVPLPDIRGREQILKVHMRKVPLSPNVDATILARGCPGFSGADLANLVNEAALFAARRNGRTVDMSDFEKAKDKIIMGAERRSIVMPEEERKNTAYHESGHAIVARMLPKTDPVHKVTIIPRGRALGVTMQLPETDRYSMDKGRLLSTIAVLFGGRIAEELFMDQMTTGASNDFERATAIARDIVTRYGMTDELGPMVYAENEGEVFLGRSVTKTTHMSEATMQKVDTEIRRIIDEQYKVARKILEDNRDKVEVMTSALLEWETIDADQINDIIEGRPPRPPKTPQGPSDSTDTPPPSTGLAADGSTAAAV
- a CDS encoding solute carrier family 23 protein, whose product is MSNSYFPRWRLADDAEPGVIIAPDERLSWPKNVAMGAQHVVAMFGSTVLAPLLMGFDPNVAILMSGIGTLIFFLFVGGRVPSYLGSSFAFIGGVIAVTGYAGGGANANIGVALGAIIACGLAYTLIGVIVWIANARSGSGANWIDALMPPVVTGAVVAVIGLNLAPIAAKGAMGASGFDTFMALVTIVCVGGIAVYTKGMVQRLLILVGLILACVVYAVLANGMGLGKPIDFSGVATAAWIGLPHFAAPVFKAEAMGLIVPVAIILVAENLGHVKAVSAMTGRDLDRYLGRAFVGDGVATMVSGAVGGTGVTTYAENIGVMAVTRIYSTLVFVVAALIAIVLGFSPKFGALIQTIPGPVLGGMSVVVFGLIAIAGARIWVVNQVDFSDNRNLIVAAVTLVMGAGDFTIKIGDFMLGGIGTATFGAIILYALLRRRKPVSA